In the genome of Bremerella sp. P1, the window GAAACGTTATCTTCGTCGACCGGGGTACCGAGCTTCAGCTCACGCTGGAATTTGCCGTACACATGTTCGACACGATGGTAACGTCGGTCTTCGGACTGCTCTTCGGCCTTGCGTTCGCCAGAGATGGTCAGCTTACCATCATGCAGTTCGACGTTGACGTCTTCGGCATTCAAACCTGGCAGTTCCAGATCAATCTGATAACCAAGTTCCGTTTCCGAAATATTCATGGCCGGTAGCCATGCACCGGAGGCACTCTGTCGTACCGGACGGAAGAACGATTCAAACAGGTTGTCCATCTCGCTGGACCAATTGGCCAGAGGATGCGACTTCGATTCGGATTGCGATTGTGGGCGTACCATTTTGATCAACCTTTCCATAAAGAGTTCCTACAGAAGTTGAAACAAAACCTCACCAAATTCTTTGGGTTTGCAAACTCGTTTTTTTGTGGGTTATGAGTGCCTCACACTCGGCGAGGCAATGGATAGAAATGCAAGGAGTGTGCCAAATGCCACGATCCGTTTTTCCAGATTTCGCAAATCGCTATTTCTTAAGGAGTTATGAAAGTGCGAATTAGCCGGGAGGCTTTCCCGACGTTCTTCAGGCAACTGCCAAAATGGCAAGAATTGTCATTTCGACAGTCCCGCAGCCCGTCGCCGAGCAAGCCGCTAATCGTTTTCGAAAACTTCGATCCCGACTCTTGACGATCGGTCTCTGCTCCCTTAAAACGGAATGCAATTGAGACTCAGTTTCATTTAGATAACTAGCGAACTGACGTCTTTCGCAGCCAGCGATCGCCTTTGCGATGCCAGCCACTCCCAAGCGTTAGGGCTACCCAATACGCCCTAAGTACTTCCCTGGTTGGTATTTACAAAGGTATTCTACGATGTCGACAAAGTCGTCTCGCACTGCATTTACCCTGGTCGAGCTGTTGGTAGTGATTGCTATCATCGGCATTCTGATCGCTCTTTTGCTTCCCGCGGTTCAACAGGCCCGCGAAGCCGCTCGCCGCATGAGCTGCTCGAATCAAGTGAAACAGATTGGGCTCGCGACCCACAATTTCCACGATACGTACGGCGAATTCCCCTACGCCAGCCGCGATCGGCTGCCGGGCGATGACGGCAACACATACGCGACCGGCTGGATTCAGATCCTGCCGTTTTTGGAACAAGACGCCGTCGCACGTCGCTGGGATCCGGAAGAACCTCGTAACAGCACCACCGACACCGATGGCGATGGCTGGACGAACGCGACCCTGCAGCAAGAAATCATCCCCTCGTACCTGTGCCCCAGCATGGTCATGCCCAATGGCGACCTGGCCGAGAACCGGGCCCCCAGCAGCTACCAGTTCTGCTCAGGCAGCGTGGACATCTCACTGATTCATTACGCCGTGTACTACGGACTGGACGAACCTGGCTACGATGGAGCGATCATTCCTATCAAAACCAGCGGCACGCCTGGGCCGAACCATCGCGATCCGACCTCTTTCCGTGATATCGTCGACGGCACCTCGAACACGTTTCTCGTAGGTGAAACCGACTTCATGCCTGAAGGCGTACCGTCGACCAGCTACGGCGCAGTCTGGGCCTATGGCTATCTGTACGGCTGGGGATCGACCTATCATCCGCTGAATAAGCACGACCACACCTC includes:
- a CDS encoding DUF1559 domain-containing protein, coding for MSTKSSRTAFTLVELLVVIAIIGILIALLLPAVQQAREAARRMSCSNQVKQIGLATHNFHDTYGEFPYASRDRLPGDDGNTYATGWIQILPFLEQDAVARRWDPEEPRNSTTDTDGDGWTNATLQQEIIPSYLCPSMVMPNGDLAENRAPSSYQFCSGSVDISLIHYAVYYGLDEPGYDGAIIPIKTSGTPGPNHRDPTSFRDIVDGTSNTFLVGETDFMPEGVPSTSYGAVWAYGYLYGWGSTYHPLNKHDHTSTAYGGFRSQHPGGAMFSLADGSVRFVAETIDTDVYNAIGTRAGGEVAQLP
- a CDS encoding Hsp20/alpha crystallin family protein translates to MVRPQSQSESKSHPLANWSSEMDNLFESFFRPVRQSASGAWLPAMNISETELGYQIDLELPGLNAEDVNVELHDGKLTISGERKAEEQSEDRRYHRVEHVYGKFQRELKLGTPVDEDNVSASFKNGVLSVVIPKSEHAKPRKIEVTNS